A window of the Streptomyces sp. JB150 genome harbors these coding sequences:
- a CDS encoding VWA domain-containing protein, with protein MQILPFYLLCDESGSMIGEPIDAINGALPDLHHEISTNPSVADKTRFCLIGFSDTATVLQPLVDLSDIEEVPALAAGGLTSYGEAFRTLKQCIESDVAALKAQGHEVYRPVAFFLSDGIPTDDGWEQAYKELTQSRFCPKIIAFGIGEAEEATIGQVANFRAFMQQDSSVSPAQALREFASSLTRSIVRSAASISADGGSGFTLAVDDTVPGFSTVSLDKL; from the coding sequence TTGCAGATCCTTCCCTTCTACCTGCTCTGCGACGAGTCAGGGTCGATGATCGGCGAGCCGATCGACGCCATCAACGGAGCGCTGCCGGACCTGCACCACGAAATCAGCACCAACCCGTCCGTCGCCGACAAGACGCGCTTCTGTCTCATCGGCTTCTCGGACACCGCCACCGTTTTGCAACCGCTGGTGGACCTCAGTGACATCGAGGAAGTGCCGGCCCTGGCCGCCGGCGGGCTCACTTCATACGGCGAGGCGTTCCGCACGCTCAAGCAGTGCATCGAGTCCGACGTGGCCGCCTTGAAGGCGCAAGGGCACGAGGTGTACCGACCGGTGGCGTTCTTCCTCTCCGACGGCATACCGACCGACGACGGCTGGGAGCAGGCGTACAAGGAGCTGACCCAGTCCCGGTTCTGCCCGAAGATCATCGCGTTCGGCATCGGAGAGGCGGAGGAGGCCACGATCGGGCAGGTCGCCAACTTCCGGGCGTTCATGCAACAGGACTCGAGCGTCTCCCCGGCCCAGGCGCTGCGCGAGTTCGCCTCCAGCCTCACCCGGTCGATCGTGCGGTCCGCCGCCAGCATCTCGGCGGACGGGGGCAGCGGCTTCACGCTGGCCGTGGACGACACCGTGCCGGGCTTCTCCACGGTGTCGCTGGACAAGCTGTGA
- a CDS encoding methyl-accepting chemotaxis protein, whose amino-acid sequence MTATIGHPRAHRAMGVGMPADVLLDRHVVARNVREMAERPALEIRKGELSALADALGDKDPTALEPWVELDLLAAYARRESLGRTGPRTEHRAWTYAEAALGALVFVPLMVTWYGLTQASSAYEALIGENPKAATRPFLQLWQSGFEGHLTGAFTFGHVAMSATAAIGVLFALVLVHGLRRAAITRREEAAERDAEDLMAQLVPVLTRAQLVLNQHRLSSPQRFSTELTQAAATLTKLGNKAVRVHKDLTSAAGIVGDAVQAAESRLAEVDDSVQPLTAAVTRVETAVSENGTRLTTALGDVRGAHDEVRLALENAGERVEESVTVLAASQRAYTTGIEVTTDVVTQLLGRLGDITESTARAVEESQRAARELGVQTGALRGAAESFTRLADELRLVNRHSGGWGGRPNGGRGDLSSEGWEEGPSAGRAHDSSGWGGHATEGRGNHPAEHPADRTRVRLTKATEPAGTGEAESEEAGEPRRATPTSLTEAR is encoded by the coding sequence GTGACCGCCACCATCGGGCACCCCCGCGCACATCGCGCCATGGGGGTGGGAATGCCCGCTGATGTCCTGTTAGACCGTCATGTGGTCGCGCGTAACGTCAGGGAGATGGCGGAGCGGCCGGCCCTCGAGATACGCAAGGGCGAGCTGAGCGCGCTCGCCGACGCCTTGGGCGACAAGGATCCCACCGCGCTCGAACCCTGGGTCGAGCTCGACCTGCTCGCGGCCTACGCCCGGAGGGAGAGCTTGGGCCGGACCGGCCCGCGGACGGAGCACAGGGCTTGGACCTACGCCGAGGCGGCACTGGGCGCACTGGTCTTCGTGCCGCTGATGGTGACCTGGTACGGCCTCACCCAGGCTTCCAGCGCCTATGAAGCCCTCATCGGGGAGAACCCGAAGGCGGCGACCCGGCCGTTCCTGCAACTGTGGCAGTCCGGCTTCGAGGGGCACCTCACCGGCGCCTTCACCTTCGGCCATGTCGCGATGAGTGCGACGGCAGCCATCGGAGTGCTGTTCGCCCTCGTCCTGGTGCACGGGCTGCGCCGGGCCGCCATCACGAGGCGGGAGGAGGCGGCAGAGCGGGATGCCGAGGACCTCATGGCCCAGCTCGTGCCCGTCCTGACCCGCGCACAGCTGGTGCTCAATCAGCACCGGCTCAGCTCGCCGCAGAGGTTTTCCACCGAACTCACGCAGGCCGCCGCCACCCTGACCAAGCTGGGCAACAAGGCCGTCAGGGTGCACAAGGACCTCACGTCGGCGGCCGGAATCGTCGGTGACGCCGTCCAGGCGGCGGAAAGCCGGCTCGCCGAGGTGGACGACTCCGTGCAGCCGCTGACCGCGGCCGTCACCCGCGTCGAGACCGCGGTCAGTGAGAACGGGACGCGTCTGACAACCGCCCTGGGTGACGTCCGGGGGGCGCACGATGAGGTACGGCTCGCCCTGGAGAACGCAGGGGAGCGGGTCGAGGAGTCGGTGACGGTGCTCGCCGCGTCGCAGCGGGCGTACACCACCGGCATCGAAGTGACCACGGACGTGGTGACCCAACTGCTCGGCCGTCTCGGCGACATCACCGAAAGCACGGCACGTGCCGTTGAGGAGTCGCAGCGCGCAGCCCGTGAGCTCGGCGTCCAAACCGGCGCCCTCCGCGGCGCGGCGGAGAGCTTCACGCGGCTCGCCGACGAACTGCGGCTCGTGAACCGGCACTCCGGCGGCTGGGGCGGCCGGCCGAACGGGGGCCGGGGGGATCTCTCGAGCGAAGGCTGGGAGGAGGGTCCATCCGCGGGCCGGGCCCACGACTCGTCCGGGTGGGGCGGCCACGCCACCGAGGGGCGCGGGAATCACCCGGCCGAGCATCCCGCCGACCGGACCCGGGTGCGACTGACGAAGGCGACCGAGCCCGCCGGAACCGGTGAGGCGGAGTCCGAGGAAGCCGGTGAGCCGCGGCGGGCCACCCCGACGTCTCTGACCGAGGCGCGGTGA